In one Euzebya tangerina genomic region, the following are encoded:
- a CDS encoding alpha/beta fold hydrolase, with amino-acid sequence MTDHASSIGLGSNLAPNNVRLGNDLHMPITWSESALDLSSRVRVRFVGPLETGAPVVVLHDAGAESVDAPAWDMVAEHRPICQVMLPGVEGSTDVPDGADITWMTGLLADVLVTLGAPPTTVVGTSLGGWFALETALAHPALVQRLVLLDTAGLHSPPGYLFGLFADGQGQGGHDELLGPTMRNHRVPDHPAAIAPYLADLTAAALHSWSPHLPDPSLLTRARQLTTPTTILWGADDALIPVAHGRALAEVLPNATLEVVTDAGHLLAVDAPALVAARILGRPVPSGRHAT; translated from the coding sequence ATGACCGATCACGCTAGTTCGATCGGTCTCGGCAGCAACCTGGCGCCGAACAACGTGCGACTGGGCAATGATCTACATATGCCGATCACGTGGTCAGAGAGCGCGCTTGACCTGTCGTCACGGGTACGAGTCCGCTTCGTCGGTCCACTCGAGACGGGCGCTCCTGTCGTGGTCCTGCACGACGCCGGAGCCGAGTCCGTGGACGCACCCGCGTGGGACATGGTGGCCGAGCACCGCCCGATATGCCAGGTCATGCTGCCCGGCGTCGAGGGCAGCACCGACGTGCCAGATGGCGCGGACATCACCTGGATGACCGGCCTGCTGGCCGACGTGTTGGTGACCCTGGGGGCACCACCGACGACCGTGGTCGGCACCAGTCTGGGCGGCTGGTTCGCGCTGGAGACGGCCCTCGCCCATCCGGCACTGGTCCAGCGTCTGGTCCTGCTCGACACCGCCGGCCTGCACTCACCGCCGGGCTATCTCTTCGGCCTGTTCGCCGACGGTCAGGGTCAGGGTGGCCACGACGAGCTGCTCGGCCCGACCATGCGCAACCACCGGGTGCCCGACCACCCCGCAGCGATCGCCCCGTACCTCGCCGACCTGACCGCTGCCGCGCTCCACAGCTGGAGCCCACACCTCCCCGATCCCTCCCTTCTCACCCGGGCCCGACAGCTCACCACCCCGACGACGATCCTGTGGGGTGCCGACGATGCGCTGATCCCCGTGGCCCACGGCCGGGCGCTGGCAGAGGTGCTCCCGAACGCGACGTTGGAGGTGGTCACCGACGCCGGGCACCTGCTGGCGGTGGATGCTCCTGCACTGGTGGCCGCACGAATCCTGGGGCGACCCGTACCATCGGGCAGGCATGCCACTTGA
- a CDS encoding potassium channel family protein: MHIIVGGCGRVGAELAERLSDEGHDVVVIDNDQGSFAKIGINFNGETVLGDITDREVLSRAGIERADAVAAVTPSDNANLMAVQIAGRLFDVPHTVARLFNPQREPSYRKMGVRYISETSMIVAAVRNDIQPDSFPVHLAESTDQVQVVEVLVTAAGRGVSVAEVESEGDTRVAKYIRGTRSRIPRQDDRFLTDDVVVCAVKRSGAARLRTLLAGGT; this comes from the coding sequence ATGCACATCATCGTCGGAGGTTGCGGCCGGGTTGGCGCGGAACTCGCCGAACGCCTGAGCGATGAGGGCCACGACGTCGTCGTCATCGACAACGACCAGGGCTCCTTTGCGAAGATCGGCATCAACTTCAACGGCGAGACCGTCCTCGGTGACATCACCGATCGGGAGGTCCTGTCCCGGGCGGGCATCGAGCGCGCCGACGCCGTCGCGGCCGTCACCCCCTCCGACAACGCCAATCTGATGGCCGTCCAGATCGCCGGCCGCCTCTTCGACGTCCCCCACACGGTCGCACGCCTGTTCAACCCCCAGCGGGAGCCGTCCTATCGGAAGATGGGGGTTCGCTACATCTCCGAGACCTCGATGATCGTCGCTGCGGTCCGCAACGACATCCAGCCGGACTCCTTCCCGGTCCACCTGGCCGAGTCAACCGATCAGGTGCAGGTCGTCGAAGTGCTGGTCACCGCAGCAGGACGGGGGGTCAGCGTGGCGGAGGTCGAGTCCGAGGGTGACACACGAGTCGCCAAGTACATCCGGGGCACGCGCAGCCGCATTCCACGTCAGGACGACCGGTTCCTGACCGACGACGTCGTCGTCTGCGCCGTGAAGCGGAGCGGGGCGGCTCGGCTCCGCACGTTGTTGGCCGGGGGCACCTAG
- a CDS encoding ribonuclease D, with the protein MPLDSYRLIDDPSQLPGALEWLADLDPIGVDVERADWNRYYRSAALVQIGGDGRVALLDPLELDDWTPIERFLGERAILLHALENDVAPLQALGVDPPVVHDTAIAAAVLGLPMGLETMLADLLDIEMTSDKSKMQRADWEARPLTEEMLVYAAGDVADLPRLWALVEEQLHQTGRYEWYQEELAATRDQPTIEERRDWERTKGVGRLDPKARARAKALWTTREDLARTTDTAPGRIVNDKTLVDLALKPPNALRELGRRGVRRQSVREFGEDLIQALEIGANAEPEPVRRNGRRASDADRELADELRALRASIAEDHGLDAGMLCPSRILLRAVMSDPQSPEELKSALGLRNWQWELLADDFVATVFVDEGTDAAAPAKTRT; encoded by the coding sequence ATGCCACTTGATTCCTACCGCCTGATCGACGACCCGTCCCAGCTTCCGGGTGCGCTCGAATGGCTGGCCGACCTCGATCCGATCGGCGTGGACGTCGAGCGCGCGGACTGGAACCGGTACTACCGATCCGCCGCACTGGTCCAGATCGGCGGGGACGGCCGCGTGGCACTGCTGGACCCACTCGAGCTTGACGACTGGACGCCGATCGAGCGCTTCCTGGGCGAGCGAGCGATCCTGCTCCACGCGCTCGAGAACGATGTCGCCCCGCTCCAGGCCCTCGGCGTGGACCCGCCAGTGGTCCATGACACCGCCATTGCCGCCGCCGTCCTCGGACTCCCGATGGGGCTCGAGACGATGCTGGCGGACCTGCTGGACATCGAGATGACGTCGGACAAGTCCAAGATGCAGCGGGCCGACTGGGAAGCCCGGCCGCTCACGGAGGAGATGCTCGTCTACGCCGCAGGCGACGTGGCCGACCTGCCCCGACTGTGGGCGCTGGTGGAAGAGCAGTTGCACCAGACAGGTCGGTACGAGTGGTATCAGGAGGAGTTGGCGGCGACCCGCGACCAACCGACGATCGAGGAGCGACGGGACTGGGAGCGCACCAAGGGCGTCGGCCGACTGGACCCGAAGGCTCGTGCACGAGCGAAGGCGCTGTGGACCACCCGGGAGGACCTGGCGCGCACCACCGACACGGCGCCGGGCCGAATCGTCAATGACAAGACGCTGGTCGACCTCGCGTTGAAGCCGCCCAACGCGCTTCGTGAACTGGGCCGTCGCGGGGTTCGCCGCCAGTCCGTTCGGGAGTTCGGTGAGGATCTCATCCAGGCGCTCGAGATCGGGGCCAACGCCGAGCCCGAGCCCGTCAGGCGCAACGGGCGACGTGCATCCGACGCCGACCGGGAACTGGCCGATGAGCTCCGTGCCCTCCGAGCCAGCATCGCCGAGGATCACGGCCTGGACGCCGGGATGCTCTGCCCGAGCCGCATCCTGCTGCGAGCCGTCATGAGCGATCCACAGTCGCCGGAGGAGCTCAAGTCCGCCCTCGGACTGCGCAACTGGCAGTGGGAGCTGTTGGCCGACGACTTCGTTGCCACCGTCTTCGTCGATGAGGGGACTGACGCCGCGGCGCCGGCGAAGACGCGCACCTGA
- a CDS encoding EthD family reductase has translation MPSLTVLYTKPADDPEGFVAEYKADHVPIAARFPNMASHSVTVFTGTPRRTEPAYHLMFHAEWDSAEDMQAAMGDESMMEASKHAMGMTQKYGNSAEMMIGE, from the coding sequence ATGCCGAGTCTGACCGTTCTCTACACCAAGCCCGCCGACGACCCCGAGGGGTTCGTGGCCGAGTACAAGGCCGACCACGTCCCGATCGCCGCGCGCTTCCCGAACATGGCCAGCCACAGCGTGACGGTCTTCACCGGGACCCCACGGCGAACCGAACCGGCCTACCACCTGATGTTCCACGCCGAGTGGGATTCGGCCGAGGACATGCAGGCGGCCATGGGGGACGAGTCGATGATGGAGGCGTCGAAGCACGCCATGGGCATGACCCAGAAGTACGGCAATTCGGCGGAGATGATGATCGGGGAGTAG
- a CDS encoding PepSY-associated TM helix domain-containing protein yields MSTTLDSPRPETAARRPRERQSRAEAIRPLMWRLHFVGGFLAAPIMLSLAVTGILFAWNPQMERAFLSDTLVPSGPAQVSLAGQVEAVRQEHPDAMIISVEPGDAETNTGVLISPGGIAPEGFGGPPDGQTVYVDEASGAITGTLTESDRPAQVIREWHSSWGLGQPAESLTELAGSWLLVAIITGLYLWWPRTRAAWRRTRGTWLPRISGRGTRRWRELHTSIGLWMTPVLLVLVITGLTWTEYAGDNIRVLRDAFAGEAPQLDTALAATNGETTTAQASWANVDGVVAAARSAGLDQQLVVTAPPDDGTAWTVAQNDVVFPLDRDQVAVDARTGEVTSMTRFADTPLMSQLTTYGILWHQAELFGLLGQIGMTALALGVVAAIVFGYVLWWRRRPKGEVSRAPKAGRLIRTTPIGIGLVAILLGVLLPTLGVAFLAFLVLERIYSVVIRRRGWKPPVDLA; encoded by the coding sequence GTGTCCACGACCCTTGACTCTCCGCGTCCAGAAACGGCCGCTCGACGTCCACGAGAGCGCCAGTCTCGCGCGGAGGCCATCCGTCCACTCATGTGGCGACTCCACTTCGTCGGCGGATTCCTCGCTGCGCCGATCATGTTGTCCCTCGCCGTCACCGGCATCCTCTTTGCGTGGAACCCGCAGATGGAGCGCGCATTCCTCAGCGACACCCTCGTCCCATCCGGGCCTGCGCAGGTATCACTGGCCGGGCAGGTCGAAGCCGTCCGGCAGGAACATCCCGACGCCATGATCATCTCGGTCGAACCCGGGGACGCTGAGACCAACACCGGCGTTCTCATATCACCGGGAGGGATCGCACCCGAGGGCTTCGGTGGCCCTCCGGATGGCCAGACCGTCTACGTGGACGAGGCCTCCGGTGCGATAACCGGCACGTTGACCGAGTCGGATCGGCCCGCTCAGGTGATTCGGGAGTGGCACTCCTCCTGGGGTCTTGGGCAACCCGCCGAGTCGTTGACGGAGCTCGCCGGCTCGTGGCTCTTGGTGGCCATCATCACCGGCCTATACCTGTGGTGGCCCCGAACCCGCGCGGCGTGGCGTCGGACGAGGGGCACCTGGCTGCCGCGGATCAGTGGTCGGGGCACTCGCCGCTGGAGGGAACTGCACACGTCCATCGGCTTGTGGATGACACCGGTCCTGCTGGTGCTGGTCATCACCGGGCTCACCTGGACGGAGTACGCCGGGGACAACATCCGAGTACTCCGGGACGCATTCGCGGGGGAGGCGCCCCAATTGGATACGGCACTTGCGGCCACGAACGGTGAGACCACAACCGCCCAGGCCTCCTGGGCGAACGTCGACGGTGTGGTCGCGGCGGCACGATCAGCCGGACTCGACCAGCAACTGGTCGTGACGGCTCCGCCCGATGACGGCACTGCGTGGACAGTCGCACAGAACGACGTGGTCTTTCCGCTGGACCGGGATCAGGTCGCCGTGGATGCTCGAACCGGTGAGGTGACCTCGATGACGCGCTTCGCGGACACGCCATTGATGAGCCAACTGACGACGTATGGAATCCTGTGGCACCAGGCCGAGCTGTTCGGTCTCCTCGGGCAGATCGGCATGACGGCGTTGGCGCTCGGCGTGGTAGCCGCCATCGTCTTCGGCTACGTGTTGTGGTGGCGCCGCCGGCCGAAGGGTGAGGTGTCCCGGGCGCCGAAGGCCGGACGGCTCATCAGGACCACGCCGATCGGGATCGGGCTGGTCGCGATCCTCCTCGGCGTTCTGCTCCCAACCCTGGGAGTCGCCTTCCTCGCGTTCCTCGTCCTGGAACGGATCTACTCGGTCGTGATCCGACGCCGCGGCTGGAAGCCGCCGGTCGACCTCGCCTGA
- a CDS encoding 4-hydroxy-3-methylbut-2-enyl diphosphate reductase yields MADSVPRTILLAAPRGFCAGVDRAIEIVDIALQHYGAPVYVRHAIVHNTHVVADLEAKGAIFVEDEDEVPEGMPIVFSAHGIPPEVRERSAARGLEQIDATCPLVTKVHYEALEYAAKGMSIILIGHEGHQEVIGTMGQAPESINLVETPEDVAALDLPDPDRVAYISQTTLSVDETTGIIEAIKEKYPAARGPKGDDICYATQNRQDATKVLADRSDLILVVGSQNSSNSQRMVEVALNHGAPAAHLIDDAADIDPAWLEGVDTIGLTSGASAPDVLVSDVIDHLQALDRGAEVERLTVVDEQMHFALPAKLRNLPIAAVTG; encoded by the coding sequence ATGGCTGACTCCGTTCCCCGCACCATACTCCTGGCCGCCCCGCGTGGATTCTGCGCCGGTGTCGACCGAGCGATCGAGATCGTCGACATCGCTCTGCAGCACTACGGTGCACCGGTCTACGTGCGCCACGCGATCGTGCACAACACCCACGTCGTCGCTGATCTGGAAGCCAAGGGAGCCATCTTCGTCGAGGACGAGGACGAGGTTCCCGAAGGCATGCCGATCGTGTTCAGCGCCCACGGGATTCCGCCGGAGGTCCGCGAGCGTTCGGCCGCCCGTGGGCTGGAGCAGATCGACGCGACCTGCCCACTGGTGACCAAGGTTCACTACGAGGCTCTGGAGTACGCGGCCAAGGGCATGTCGATCATCCTCATCGGCCACGAGGGCCACCAGGAGGTGATCGGCACGATGGGTCAGGCCCCCGAGTCGATCAACCTGGTCGAGACGCCGGAGGACGTCGCTGCCCTGGACCTGCCCGATCCCGACCGCGTGGCCTACATCTCCCAGACCACGCTGAGCGTCGATGAGACGACCGGGATCATCGAGGCGATCAAGGAGAAGTATCCGGCCGCACGCGGTCCGAAGGGTGACGACATCTGCTACGCCACGCAGAACCGGCAGGACGCCACCAAGGTGCTGGCCGATCGCTCCGACCTCATACTCGTCGTCGGCAGCCAGAACTCGTCGAACTCCCAACGGATGGTGGAGGTGGCGCTGAACCATGGCGCACCCGCTGCCCACCTGATCGATGATGCAGCCGACATCGACCCGGCCTGGCTGGAAGGGGTGGACACCATCGGCCTGACGAGTGGCGCCAGTGCCCCCGATGTGCTGGTCAGCGACGTCATCGACCACCTGCAGGCCCTCGATCGGGGCGCGGAGGTGGAGCGGTTGACCGTCGTCGATGAGCAGATGCACTTCGCGCTGCCGGCCAAGCTGCGCAACCTTCCCATCGCGGCGGTGACTGGATAG
- a CDS encoding GNAT family N-acetyltransferase, which translates to MARSSVQPAGVQSSWSALNRWAGRRRRRPPDASNGERRSPPATSTLHAAAFGASLRTESDWDCVALVHNHSFGWVTGRIDGVLVGFADVITDRFAHAWLQDVMVAPDRQRSGIGLQLVNRAADEARRSNCEWLHVDFDDHVADFYYQHCGFTRTKAGLKYLQLCSGRPACIHGV; encoded by the coding sequence ATGGCCAGGTCCTCGGTGCAGCCGGCGGGGGTCCAGTCAAGCTGGTCGGCGCTGAACCGTTGGGCCGGCCGTCGTCGCCGAAGACCGCCCGACGCATCGAATGGCGAGCGCCGTTCACCGCCGGCGACGTCCACACTCCACGCCGCAGCGTTCGGTGCCAGCCTGCGCACCGAGTCCGACTGGGACTGCGTGGCTTTGGTCCACAATCACAGCTTCGGTTGGGTCACTGGCAGGATCGACGGCGTGCTGGTCGGGTTCGCCGACGTCATCACCGACCGCTTCGCCCACGCCTGGCTCCAAGACGTCATGGTCGCTCCGGACCGACAGCGCTCGGGTATCGGACTTCAATTGGTCAACCGGGCTGCCGACGAGGCCAGGCGTTCGAACTGTGAGTGGCTGCATGTCGACTTCGACGACCACGTGGCCGACTTCTACTACCAGCACTGCGGGTTCACCAGGACCAAAGCCGGGCTGAAGTATCTGCAATTATGCTCCGGCAGGCCGGCGTGCATTCA
- a CDS encoding DUF7218 family protein → MATDHGPSIKDDEQYESLRDDGMSKSKAAAIANTDDAASKGGQQPPYEEWTKEELYERAQELDVDGRSDMTKDELIEALRSDQ, encoded by the coding sequence ATGGCCACAGATCACGGACCCAGCATCAAGGACGACGAGCAGTACGAGAGCCTCCGAGACGACGGCATGAGCAAGTCCAAGGCAGCGGCGATCGCCAACACCGATGACGCCGCGTCCAAGGGAGGCCAGCAACCCCCCTACGAGGAGTGGACCAAGGAGGAGTTGTATGAACGGGCTCAGGAACTGGACGTCGACGGGCGCTCGGACATGACCAAGGACGAGCTGATCGAGGCGCTTCGTTCCGACCAGTAG
- the mshB gene encoding N-acetyl-1-D-myo-inositol-2-amino-2-deoxy-alpha-D-glucopyranoside deacetylase produces the protein MSAAPGLLAIHAHPDDEVIGTGGVLARAAAEGRRVKVLTCTDGKRGEIVGEGMDEEEIRPRLAEVRAEEIANALSILEGPGSIEHEFLGYADSDMMGRDGNYDPANFWQADMHEAVGKVVRVIREFRPSVVVTYDAFGGYGHPDHIQAHRVTVLACEAAGMKVMYPEAGAPWRTPKLYLTAFPKSRIAEANQMFIDRGLPSPFGEYTDPDEIPMGTPDDLITTRVDVTPHIEVKRDALHAHVSQIAPDSFFMNVPDDMMEGFYGHESFVRRWSEVGTPDGVEDDLFAGL, from the coding sequence ATGTCTGCTGCCCCCGGCCTGCTCGCCATCCACGCCCACCCCGACGACGAGGTCATCGGCACCGGCGGGGTCCTCGCTCGTGCGGCGGCCGAGGGCCGCCGGGTGAAGGTGCTCACCTGCACCGACGGCAAACGCGGCGAGATCGTGGGGGAGGGGATGGATGAGGAGGAGATCCGGCCGCGCTTGGCCGAGGTCCGGGCCGAGGAGATCGCCAACGCCCTCTCTATCCTCGAGGGGCCAGGGAGCATCGAGCACGAGTTCCTCGGCTACGCCGACAGCGACATGATGGGCCGCGACGGCAACTACGACCCCGCGAACTTCTGGCAGGCCGACATGCACGAGGCCGTCGGCAAGGTCGTCCGGGTCATCCGCGAGTTCCGGCCGAGCGTGGTCGTGACCTACGACGCCTTCGGCGGCTACGGGCACCCCGACCACATCCAGGCACACCGGGTCACGGTCCTGGCCTGTGAGGCGGCCGGCATGAAGGTGATGTACCCGGAGGCCGGTGCGCCGTGGCGGACGCCGAAGCTCTACCTCACCGCCTTCCCGAAGTCGCGCATCGCCGAGGCCAACCAGATGTTCATCGACCGGGGCCTGCCCTCACCCTTCGGTGAGTACACCGACCCCGACGAGATCCCGATGGGAACCCCCGACGACCTCATCACCACCCGCGTCGACGTCACGCCGCACATCGAGGTCAAGCGGGATGCGCTGCACGCCCACGTCAGTCAGATCGCTCCGGACAGCTTCTTCATGAACGTGCCGGACGACATGATGGAGGGGTTCTACGGCCACGAGTCCTTCGTCCGCCGCTGGTCTGAGGTGGGCACGCCGGACGGGGTGGAGGACGACCTGTTCGCTGGTCTGTAG
- a CDS encoding RidA family protein, translated as MARTDVTPQGLTVYRDEWHMSPGIISGGLLWLTGMTGHRPEDNSFADDPEVQIREAFEKVEAVLVEAGLTSEDMVEMTSYHVDLQGHIDVFQEVRDEFVREPNPAWTAIEVSGFVTPGAIVELRVVADASGLPRPAQA; from the coding sequence ATGGCTCGAACAGACGTGACCCCGCAAGGCTTGACCGTTTATCGCGACGAGTGGCACATGTCGCCAGGCATCATCAGCGGCGGCCTGCTCTGGCTCACCGGCATGACCGGTCATCGGCCGGAGGACAACTCGTTCGCGGATGACCCCGAGGTTCAGATCCGGGAGGCGTTCGAGAAGGTGGAAGCCGTCTTGGTCGAAGCCGGACTCACGTCCGAAGACATGGTCGAGATGACCAGCTATCACGTCGACCTACAAGGTCACATCGATGTGTTTCAGGAGGTTCGAGACGAGTTTGTCCGCGAGCCCAACCCGGCCTGGACGGCCATCGAGGTCTCAGGATTCGTCACACCCGGCGCCATCGTGGAACTGAGAGTCGTCGCCGACGCCAGCGGCCTTCCTCGCCCGGCGCAAGCCTAG
- a CDS encoding potassium channel family protein, producing MYAVIAGGGKVGRAIASDLLEDGHQVTIIEQIPERTEGLQRLYDLLVIRGDATDVKYLQQARPERADVFVATTRNDDVNYVSCQLATITFGVDRVLSRVNSPRNEELFQAMGIEAVSTTTLISRLIREQATVGELIHLYTLRAGEVNLVEIDVPHDFASYRRNVAQLELPQESVLVCVFRGEDTVIPRGDTFLAPGDQVIALTTPELETALRGAILDPSAPDRPHP from the coding sequence ATGTACGCAGTCATTGCCGGCGGCGGCAAGGTGGGGCGTGCGATCGCCTCGGACCTGTTGGAGGACGGCCACCAGGTCACCATCATCGAGCAGATCCCGGAGCGCACCGAGGGGTTGCAGCGCCTCTACGACCTGCTCGTCATCCGCGGGGACGCCACCGACGTCAAGTACCTCCAGCAGGCCCGCCCCGAGCGCGCCGACGTCTTCGTGGCAACCACGCGCAACGACGACGTCAACTACGTCTCCTGCCAACTCGCGACCATCACCTTCGGGGTCGATCGCGTCCTGTCGCGCGTCAACTCGCCGCGAAACGAAGAGCTCTTCCAGGCGATGGGCATCGAGGCCGTCTCCACCACGACGTTGATCTCACGCCTCATCCGCGAGCAGGCGACCGTCGGCGAGCTGATCCACCTGTACACCCTGCGTGCTGGGGAGGTGAACCTGGTCGAGATCGACGTCCCACACGACTTCGCCAGCTACCGGCGGAATGTGGCCCAATTGGAGCTGCCCCAGGAATCCGTGCTCGTCTGCGTCTTCCGCGGTGAGGACACCGTCATCCCGCGCGGTGACACGTTCCTGGCCCCGGGCGATCAGGTGATCGCCTTGACGACGCCCGAGCTCGAGACCGCTCTCCGCGGGGCGATCCTCGATCCCTCCGCGCCCGATCGGCCGCACCCATGA
- a CDS encoding TrkH family potassium uptake protein: protein MLFRPGSDDLRLILLYTGRVIFGVGLAMALPAVLAVIYGEFADGWSFLLSGSLAVITGRAAELYLQTAKRLDSSHALATVSLAWLTAPVFCAMPLFMSGHYASFLDAYFEGMSGIATIGLTLANDLDHMARSVNFWRHLMHFLGGQGIVVIILTAFSTGAARLGTLYTGEGREDVILPNIVRTARFIWRVALVYALIGTSLLWAAVTTAGLPVLDGLYHAFNLFIAAFDTGGFATQSSSVAFYRSQSVEAVLLVIMVAGAFSFALHYQLWQGRRSELFKNTETRMLFTSVMVLLTVMVIGLVRSGTFETFLPLYRHALFNTVSAQTTTGLGTVPGRLYVTDWGVLAPAVIVTGMAIGGMAGSTAGGLKAIRLGLVLKGLRHDIRRVLLPEDAVIVESYHAGGRSILKAPQVRDAALFVLLWLSLYAVGAVLGLFYGYPLELALFESVAAASSGGLSVGLARPDLETPLKVVYILQMVVGRLEFISIFALVGYVVSVIRGKA from the coding sequence ATGCTGTTCCGCCCCGGCAGCGACGATCTGCGCCTGATCCTGCTGTACACCGGCCGCGTCATCTTCGGGGTCGGGTTGGCCATGGCCCTGCCAGCCGTGTTGGCCGTCATCTACGGCGAGTTCGCCGACGGGTGGAGCTTCCTGCTGAGCGGATCCCTGGCGGTCATCACCGGGCGAGCAGCCGAGTTGTACCTGCAGACCGCGAAGCGTCTGGACTCCTCCCATGCACTGGCCACGGTGTCCCTGGCCTGGTTGACGGCCCCGGTGTTCTGCGCCATGCCGCTGTTCATGAGCGGCCACTACGCCAGCTTCCTCGACGCCTACTTCGAGGGCATGTCGGGCATCGCCACCATCGGGTTGACGCTGGCCAACGACCTGGACCACATGGCGCGCAGCGTCAACTTCTGGCGCCACCTGATGCACTTCCTCGGTGGGCAGGGGATCGTGGTCATCATCCTGACGGCCTTCTCGACCGGCGCGGCTCGGCTCGGCACGCTGTACACGGGTGAGGGCCGCGAGGACGTCATCCTTCCCAACATCGTCCGGACCGCCCGGTTCATCTGGCGTGTGGCCCTGGTCTACGCGCTGATCGGTACCAGCCTGCTGTGGGCCGCAGTCACCACGGCCGGCCTCCCGGTGCTCGACGGCCTCTACCACGCCTTCAACCTGTTCATCGCCGCCTTCGACACGGGCGGCTTCGCGACGCAGTCGAGCTCCGTGGCGTTCTACCGATCGCAGTCCGTGGAAGCGGTTCTGCTCGTGATCATGGTCGCTGGCGCCTTCAGCTTCGCGCTGCACTACCAGCTCTGGCAGGGACGGAGGAGCGAGCTGTTCAAGAACACCGAGACACGCATGCTGTTCACCTCGGTGATGGTGCTGCTGACCGTCATGGTCATCGGGCTGGTCCGCTCGGGAACCTTCGAGACCTTCTTGCCCCTGTACCGCCATGCCCTGTTCAACACGGTGAGCGCGCAGACCACAACAGGACTCGGCACGGTGCCAGGACGGCTCTACGTCACCGACTGGGGCGTCCTCGCGCCGGCCGTGATCGTGACCGGCATGGCGATCGGCGGGATGGCCGGCTCTACGGCTGGCGGCCTCAAGGCCATCCGGCTGGGCCTGGTCCTCAAGGGACTGCGCCACGACATCCGGCGAGTCCTGCTGCCCGAGGACGCCGTGATCGTGGAGAGCTATCACGCCGGCGGACGCAGCATCCTCAAGGCGCCACAGGTTCGGGATGCGGCCCTGTTCGTGCTGCTGTGGCTCTCGCTGTACGCGGTCGGCGCGGTTCTGGGCCTGTTCTACGGCTATCCGCTCGAGCTGGCCCTGTTCGAGTCGGTGGCAGCCGCCAGCTCCGGTGGACTGTCGGTCGGGCTTGCCCGACCCGACCTGGAGACGCCGCTCAAGGTCGTGTACATCCTGCAGATGGTCGTCGGCCGGCTCGAGTTCATCAGCATCTTCGCCCTCGTCGGATACGTCGTCAGCGTGATCCGGGGGAAGGCGTGA
- a CDS encoding Hsp20/alpha crystallin family protein, giving the protein MTRLLDPFEEIDRFLGNASRNQGVRMPMDAYEKDGTYTLKFDLAGADAEHVDLTVEHGLLTVTAERRHEADPADVNWLIRERPTGTHSRQVRLGDRLDAGNVSANYDAGVLTVTIPIRPESQPQKVQIDTRSREAIDA; this is encoded by the coding sequence ATGACCCGCTTGCTTGACCCCTTCGAGGAGATCGACCGCTTCCTCGGCAACGCCTCTCGCAACCAGGGTGTCCGCATGCCGATGGACGCCTACGAGAAGGACGGCACCTACACCCTGAAGTTCGACCTCGCCGGGGCCGACGCCGAGCACGTCGACCTCACGGTCGAACACGGCCTCCTGACCGTGACCGCTGAGCGCCGCCACGAGGCGGACCCGGCTGATGTCAACTGGCTGATCCGCGAACGGCCGACCGGCACCCACAGCCGCCAGGTTCGCCTGGGTGACCGACTGGACGCCGGCAACGTCTCGGCGAACTACGACGCCGGCGTGCTGACCGTCACCATCCCGATCCGGCCCGAGTCGCAGCCACAGAAGGTCCAGATCGACACGCGAAGCCGCGAGGCGATCGACGCCTAG